One genomic window of Vigna radiata var. radiata cultivar VC1973A unplaced genomic scaffold, Vradiata_ver6 scaffold_154, whole genome shotgun sequence includes the following:
- the LOC106752561 gene encoding 2-oxoglutarate-dependent dioxygenase AOP3, producing the protein MMGSETENRKSLPIIDLSDEKMKPGTETWVSTSDAVRSALEDHGGFLAHYNKVDQMLTDSVFSAMKELFDLPLQTKMQQTTDKPIYSYAGQRPDIPLYESMAIDNPLNAKNCHNYATIMWPQGNHQFSESVNSYAKKVAELDYTVKRMVFGSYGLENEKCECLLESTDYVLRCYKYRTPKTGETNLGVRAHTDSGFLTILNQRLNGLEVQLKNGEWFQVDASPSIFAVLAGDAFMVWSNDRIRGCVHRVFMNSKVERLSLGLLSYAGKVMETEEKLVDEEHPLRYKPFDHYGYLRFFLTEEAVKATSRIKAYCGI; encoded by the exons ATGATGGGATCAGAAACAGAGAACAGAAAATCTCTACCTattattgatttgagtgatGAAAAGATGAAACCTGGTACTGAAACATGGGTTTCCACTTCTGATGCTGTGAGGAGTGCCTTAGAGGATCACGGTGGATTTCTTGCACACTACAATAAGGTTGATCAAATGCTTACTGACTCTGTCTTCTCTGCAATGAAAGAACTCTTTGACCTTCCATTACAGACAAAAATGCAGCAGACAACTGATAAACCTATCTATAGCTACGCAGGACAACGCCCTGATATTCCTTTGTATGAATCCATGGCCATCGATAACCCATTGAATGCTAAAAATTGTCACAACTATGCAACCATTATGTGGCCACAAGGTAACCACCAATTCAG TGAAAGTGTGAATAGCTATGCAAAGAAAGTTGCAGAACTGGATTATACTGTTAAGAGAATGGTGTTTGGGAGCTATGGATTGGAGAATGAGAAATGTGAGTGTTTGCTTGAATCAACGGATTATGTTCTGAGATGCTACAAATATAGAACACCTAAGACAGGTGAGACCAACTTAGGAGTGCGTGCTCATACAGATTCTGGCTTCCTTACAATATTGAATCAGAGGTTAAATGGCTTAGAAGTTCAGTTGAAGAATGGAGAGTGGTTCCAGGTTGATGCCTCACCCTCCATCTTTGCTGTCTTGGCTGGTGATGCATTTATg GTATGGAGCAATGACAGAATACGTGGTTGTGTACACAGAGTATTCATGAATTCAAAGGTAGAAAGATTGAGTTTGGGGCTGCTTTCATATGCTGGAAAGGTGATGGAAACTGAGGAAAAATTAGTGGACGAAGAACACCCTCTTCGTTATAAACCATTTGACCATTATGGATATCTTCGTTTCTTCCTCACAGAAGAGGCTGTGAAAGCTACTTCTAGGATCAAGGCATATTGTGGTATTTGA
- the LOC106752582 gene encoding UDP-sulfoquinovose synthase, chloroplastic, with product MAQLLSSSYSLTICSRNKPYLKPFKQCSTPFSIAVSCNNSKPSSRGFFLQEQKLRKHSLSVHAAAVSTSQETPVQTSSGNPFKPQRVMVIGGDGYCGWATALHLSNKGYEVAIVDSLVRRLFDHQLGLESLTPISSIQNRLHCWKSLTGKNIELYIGDICDFEFLSETFKTFEPDAVVHFGEQRSAPYSMIDRSRAVYTQQNNVVGTLNVLFAIKEFREQCHLVKLGTMGEYGTPNIDIEEGYITITHNGRTDTLPYPKQASSFYHLSKVHDSHNIAFTCKAWGIRATDLNQGVVYGVRTDETALHEELYNRFDYDGIFGTALNRFCVQAAVGHPLTVYGKGGQTRGFLDIRDTVQCVELAIANPAKPGEFRVFNQFTEQFSVNQLAELVTKAGEKLGLDVKTIHVPNPRVEAEEHYYNCKNTKLVDLGLKPHFLSDSLLDSLLNFAVQYKDRVDTKQIMPSVSWKKIGVKTKTVTA from the exons ATGGCTCAATTGCTATCATCCTCTTACTCATTGACTATCTGCTCTAGAAATAAACCTTACTTAAAACCTTTTAAGCAATGCTCGACACCATTTTCAATAGCGGTTTCTTGCAATAATTCTAAACCTTCATCTAGAGGGTTTTTCTTGCAAGAACAGAAGCTAAGAAAACATTCTCTATCAGTACATGCTGCTGCAGTTTCAACTAGCCAGGAAACCCCAGTTCAAACTAGCTCTGGTAATCCTTTTAAACCACAGAGAGTCATGGTCATTGGTGGAGATGGATACTGTGGTTGGGCAACTGCTCTGCATCTTTCTAACAAGGGTTATGAGGTTGCCATTGTTGACAGTCTTGTGCGACGCCTTTTTGATCACCAGCTTGGACTGGAGTCTCTAACACCAATTTCCTCCATCCAGAATCGTCTTCATTGTTGGAAATCTCTCACTGGAAAAAATATTGAGCTCTACATTGGAGACATATGTGATTTTGAGTTCTTATCTGAAACCTTCAAGACATTTGAACCTGATGCTGTTGTCCACTTTGGGGAACAACGGTCTGCTCCTTACTCTATGATAGATCGGTCAAGAGCTGTGTATACCCAGCAAAACAACGTTGTTGGGACACTGAACGTGCTCTTTGCCATAAAAGAGTTCAGAGAGCAGTGTCATCTAGTTAAGCTCGGGACCATGGGCGAATATGGGACCCCAAATATTGATATTGAGGAAGGTTACATTACCATTACTCACAATGGAAGGACAGACACGTTGCCATATCCCAAACAAGCTAGCTCATTCTATCATCTAAGCAAGGTACATGATTCACATAACATAGCTTTCACTTGCAAAGCTTGGGGCATTCGAGCAACTGACTTGAATCAAGGAGTGGTATATGGGGTAAGGACAGATGAGACTGCACTGCATGAAGAGCTGTATAACAGGTTTGATTACGATGGAATATTTGGAACTGCATTGAACCGGTTCTGTGTTCAGGCTGCTGTTGGTCATCCTCTGACTGTGTATGGTAAAGGAGGCCAG ACTAGGGGCTTCCTTGACATAAGAGATACAGTTCAATGTGTTGAGCTTGCGATTGCAAACCCTGCGAAGCCAGGGGAGTTCCGAGTCTTCAACCAATTCACTGAGCAGTTTTCAGTGAATCAGCTTGCCGAGCTTGTTACCAAAGCTGGTGAGAAGCTGGGCCTTGATGTGAAAACTATCCATGTGCCTAATCCAAGAGTTGAGGCAGAAGAGCATTACTACAATTGCAAGAACACTAAACTTGTTGATCTGGGACTCAAACCACACTTTCTTTCAGATTCTCTCCTTGATTCACTGCTGAACTTCGCTGTTCAGTACAAGGACCGTGTTGACACTAAACAAATTATGCCTAGTGTGTCTTGGAAAAAAATTGGGGTCAAAACAAAAACTGTTACAGCCTAA